Proteins from a single region of Nakamurella deserti:
- a CDS encoding glycosyltransferase family 9 protein gives MTRHALVVRLDSMGDMLICGPAIRAVAATVDRVTVLAGPLGRDAAGLLPGVDAVETFAAPWILNPAPAVRAADLDALAHRVRASGITEALILTSFHQSALPTALLLRTAGVDRIAACSEDYPGSLLDRRLTDPPDAPEPLRMLAVAEAAGYPLPAGDDGRLAVRRPLPGTDVPAGAVVVHPGTSAAARAYPPERWCAAVGRLTAAGRPVVVTGGPGETDLGARIAAAGDPARTTDLSGRLSLTATAAVLDRAAVVVAANTGPAHLAAAVGTPVVSLFAPVVPALRWAPYGVPTVVLGDQHAACRGTRATTCPVPGHPCLTGITADEIVAAVDALAPLPAVVR, from the coding sequence GTGACCCGACACGCGCTCGTCGTGCGGCTGGACAGCATGGGCGACATGCTCATTTGCGGGCCGGCGATCCGCGCGGTGGCGGCAACGGTCGACCGGGTCACCGTCCTGGCCGGCCCGCTGGGGCGGGACGCCGCCGGGCTGCTGCCCGGCGTCGACGCGGTCGAGACGTTCGCCGCGCCCTGGATCCTCAACCCGGCGCCCGCCGTCCGGGCCGCGGACCTGGACGCTCTGGCGCACCGCGTCCGCGCGTCGGGGATCACCGAGGCGCTCATCCTGACGTCGTTCCACCAGTCCGCGCTGCCCACCGCGCTGCTGCTGCGGACGGCCGGTGTGGACCGGATCGCGGCGTGCAGCGAGGACTACCCCGGCAGCCTGCTCGACCGTCGGCTGACCGATCCGCCGGACGCGCCGGAACCGCTGCGGATGCTCGCCGTCGCCGAGGCGGCCGGTTACCCGCTGCCCGCCGGCGACGACGGGCGGCTCGCCGTCCGCCGTCCGCTGCCCGGGACCGACGTCCCGGCCGGTGCCGTCGTGGTCCACCCGGGGACCTCGGCGGCCGCGCGGGCCTACCCGCCCGAACGATGGTGTGCCGCGGTCGGAAGGCTCACCGCGGCGGGTCGTCCGGTGGTCGTCACCGGTGGCCCCGGGGAGACCGACCTCGGCGCCCGCATCGCGGCCGCGGGCGATCCGGCCCGGACGACGGACCTGTCCGGACGGCTCTCGCTCACCGCGACCGCGGCGGTGCTGGACCGGGCGGCGGTCGTCGTGGCCGCCAACACCGGACCCGCGCACCTCGCCGCGGCGGTCGGCACCCCCGTGGTGTCGTTGTTCGCCCCGGTCGTGCCCGCTCTGCGGTGGGCGCCGTACGGGGTCCCGACGGTCGTCCTGGGCGATCAGCACGCGGCCTGCCGGGGGACCCGGGCCACCACCTGCCCGGTGCCCGGACACCCGTGTCTGACCGGGATCACCGCGGACGAGATCGTCGCCGCCGTCGACGCTCTCGCCCCGCTGCCGGCGGTGGTCCGGTGA
- a CDS encoding glycosyltransferase: MRILLWHVHGSWATAFVQGRHRYVVPVLPDRGADGVGRARTWDWPATVTELPPERLRHEDFDLVLLQRPHEVELAATWLGRRPGVDLPAVYVEHNTPEGSPGRQRHPLADRDDIPIVHVTHFNDLFWDNGRAPTVVVEHGVVDPGLRYTGELAAGAVVLNEAGRRGRVVGADLVPRFAGVAPVDLFGMDSAAFVAGLGTSAVTAHQDLRTQDEMHTALARRRVYLHPTRWTSLGLSLIEAMHLGMPVVAVAATEVVEAVPPGAGVISTDVARLLREFDSLMHEPEQGVAMGRLARTAALARYGLNRFLADWDDVLDRVVSREVVSP, translated from the coding sequence GTGAGGATCCTGCTCTGGCACGTCCACGGCAGCTGGGCGACCGCGTTCGTGCAGGGCCGGCACCGGTACGTGGTGCCGGTGCTGCCCGACCGCGGCGCGGACGGCGTGGGCCGGGCGCGGACCTGGGACTGGCCGGCGACGGTGACGGAGCTGCCGCCGGAACGGCTGCGCCACGAGGATTTCGACCTGGTGCTGCTGCAGCGGCCGCACGAGGTCGAGCTGGCCGCGACCTGGCTGGGCCGGCGCCCCGGGGTCGACCTCCCGGCGGTGTACGTCGAGCACAACACCCCCGAGGGCAGCCCCGGCCGGCAGCGGCATCCCCTCGCCGACCGTGACGACATCCCGATCGTGCACGTCACCCACTTCAACGACCTGTTCTGGGACAACGGTCGCGCCCCGACGGTCGTCGTCGAGCACGGCGTGGTCGACCCGGGACTGCGCTACACCGGTGAGCTCGCCGCGGGCGCGGTGGTGCTGAACGAGGCGGGGCGGCGGGGAAGGGTCGTCGGGGCGGACCTCGTCCCGCGGTTCGCCGGCGTGGCGCCGGTGGACCTGTTCGGGATGGACAGCGCCGCCTTCGTCGCCGGTCTCGGCACGTCGGCGGTGACGGCGCACCAGGACCTGCGGACGCAGGACGAGATGCACACCGCGCTCGCCCGGCGCCGGGTCTACCTGCACCCGACCCGGTGGACGTCCCTGGGCCTGTCGCTGATCGAGGCGATGCACCTGGGGATGCCGGTCGTGGCGGTGGCCGCCACCGAGGTGGTGGAGGCGGTGCCCCCGGGGGCGGGTGTCATCTCCACCGACGTGGCCCGGCTGCTGCGCGAGTTCGACAGTCTGATGCACGAGCCGGAGCAGGGTGTCGCGATGGGCCGGCTGGCCCGGACGGCCGCCCTCGCCCGGTACGGACTCAACCGATTCCTCGCCGACTGGGACGACGTCCTGGACCGCGTGGTGTCCCGAGAGGTGGTGTCGCCGTGA
- a CDS encoding glycosyltransferase — MRVALVSEHASPLACLGGVDAGGQNVHVAALAAALARRGDRVRVYTRADGPGLPPVVPMSAGVDVVHVPAGPAAPVAKDELLPFMPAFGDGLERAWQVDPPDVVHAHFWMSGWAAQRALTGSAVPLLQTFHALGTVKRRWQGAADTSPPERLGIEAGLARSVDRIVATCRDEVTELRALDAPRTPIDIVPCGVDLDLFTPGPTAPSPGRPRLLVLGRLVARKGIADAVRAMRRLPGAELVVAGGPDRSGLGADPEAVALTALAAELGVADRVHLVGRVDRADLPALIRSCAAVLAVPWYEPFGIVPLEAMACGVPVVATAVGGLTDTVVDGVTGVLVPPRDPAALAAAVERLLADDGRRQSMGRAGAHRARARYGWDDVARLTGRSYDAALGSVVAGAGSAR, encoded by the coding sequence GTGAGAGTCGCCCTGGTGTCCGAACACGCCAGCCCGTTGGCCTGCCTCGGCGGCGTGGACGCGGGCGGGCAGAACGTCCACGTCGCGGCGCTCGCCGCGGCGCTGGCCCGTCGCGGGGACCGGGTGAGGGTGTACACCCGGGCCGACGGGCCGGGCCTGCCGCCCGTGGTGCCGATGTCGGCGGGGGTGGACGTCGTGCACGTCCCGGCCGGGCCGGCCGCGCCGGTGGCCAAGGACGAGCTGCTGCCCTTCATGCCCGCCTTCGGCGACGGGCTCGAGCGGGCCTGGCAGGTCGATCCGCCCGACGTGGTCCACGCGCACTTCTGGATGAGCGGCTGGGCCGCGCAGCGGGCGCTCACCGGCAGCGCCGTACCGCTGCTGCAGACCTTCCACGCGCTGGGCACGGTGAAGCGCCGCTGGCAGGGTGCGGCCGACACGAGCCCGCCGGAACGGCTGGGCATCGAGGCGGGGCTGGCGCGCAGCGTCGACCGGATCGTCGCCACCTGCCGTGACGAGGTGACGGAGCTGCGGGCCCTCGACGCGCCCCGCACACCGATCGACATCGTGCCGTGCGGCGTCGATCTCGACCTGTTCACCCCCGGCCCGACCGCGCCGTCGCCGGGCCGCCCCCGCCTGCTCGTCCTCGGGCGGCTGGTCGCCCGCAAGGGGATCGCCGACGCCGTCCGGGCGATGCGCCGGCTCCCCGGTGCCGAGCTGGTCGTCGCCGGCGGGCCGGACCGGTCCGGCCTCGGCGCCGACCCGGAGGCCGTCGCCCTGACCGCCCTGGCGGCGGAGCTGGGGGTCGCTGACCGGGTGCACCTCGTCGGCCGCGTCGACCGTGCCGATCTGCCCGCCCTGATCCGCAGCTGCGCCGCCGTGCTGGCGGTGCCCTGGTACGAGCCGTTCGGCATCGTCCCGCTGGAGGCGATGGCGTGCGGGGTGCCGGTCGTGGCCACCGCCGTCGGCGGCCTCACCGACACCGTGGTCGACGGGGTCACCGGGGTGCTGGTACCACCCCGCGACCCCGCCGCGCTGGCCGCGGCCGTCGAGCGGCTGCTCGCCGACGACGGCCGGCGGCAGTCGATGGGCCGCGCCGGCGCGCACCGGGCCCGGGCCCGCTACGGCTGGGACGACGTCGCCCGGCTCACCGGCAGGTCCTACGACGCGGCCCTGGGCTCGGTCGTGGCCGGCGCCGGGAGCGCCCGGTGA
- a CDS encoding D-sedoheptulose-7-phosphate isomerase: MTGLIDPAVQTVARRHLADVTEALSAFGPAADLAASWGRRLAPVLLGGGRLLVVGNGGSAAQAQHLSSEVVGRYRDDRPPFSAVAVHTEPSALTAIANDYGIEEMFARQVQAHGRPGDVCVLLSTSGRSPNVVVAAERARRCGLLTWAMTGPTPNPLAAVCDETLAVSARTTATVQELHLVALHVLCEAFDEALEAAPGAVTS; encoded by the coding sequence GTGACCGGCCTGATCGATCCGGCGGTGCAGACGGTCGCCCGTCGGCACCTGGCCGATGTGACGGAGGCGCTGTCGGCCTTCGGACCGGCCGCGGACCTGGCCGCGTCCTGGGGGCGGCGGCTGGCGCCGGTGTTGCTGGGCGGTGGTCGGCTGCTGGTCGTCGGCAACGGCGGGAGTGCCGCGCAGGCACAACATCTCAGCTCCGAGGTGGTGGGCCGCTACCGGGACGACCGGCCGCCGTTCTCGGCCGTCGCGGTGCACACCGAGCCGTCCGCGCTGACCGCGATCGCCAACGACTACGGCATCGAGGAGATGTTCGCGCGTCAGGTGCAGGCCCACGGGCGGCCCGGCGACGTCTGCGTCCTGCTGTCGACGTCGGGACGCAGCCCGAACGTCGTGGTCGCGGCCGAGCGGGCCCGGCGCTGCGGACTGCTGACCTGGGCGATGACCGGCCCCACCCCGAACCCGCTGGCCGCCGTGTGCGACGAGACGCTGGCCGTGTCCGCCCGGACCACCGCCACCGTGCAGGAGCTGCACCTGGTCGCCCTGCACGTGCTGTGCGAGGCGTTCGACGAGGCCCTCGAGGCCGCACCCGGGGCGGTGACCTCGTGA
- a CDS encoding PfkB family carbohydrate kinase has translation MTAPLVVIGDVMLDVDRTGEAARLSPEAPVPVLHSVVDTRRPGGAALAALLARAAGDRPVVLVAPVADDAAGRELRRLLDGRVEVVPLSWTGSTPVKTRIRAGDHPVARLDEGGDPGDIGELPDRVTEVLAAAAGILVADYGRGATAHPPLRAAIEARSGRVPVVWDPHPRGATPVPGVTVVTPNASEAGVPADAGVTGWRAAAEELGRRWSARAVCVTLGDRGAMVSRTGEMPFLVAAPTVVARDTCGAGDCFAATVAVALAGGALLTDAVVTAVAAAGAFVAAGGAAGFRLDGGEIAPVTPDLDSLLAAVRGRGGTVVATGGCFDLLHAGHVATLQAARALGDCLVVCLNSDDSVRRLKGPQRPLQPAVDRAQVLSALACVDAVVVFEEDTPATALRRVRPDVWAKGGDYTGMVLPEAAVLAEWGGEAVTVPYLAGRSTTALVELAARPVDQARR, from the coding sequence GTGACCGCGCCACTGGTGGTGATCGGGGACGTGATGCTCGACGTCGACCGCACGGGGGAGGCGGCACGGCTGTCCCCGGAGGCGCCGGTGCCGGTGCTGCACTCCGTGGTCGACACCCGACGACCCGGTGGCGCGGCGCTGGCCGCCCTGCTCGCCCGGGCCGCGGGCGACCGGCCGGTGGTGCTGGTCGCCCCGGTCGCCGACGACGCCGCGGGTCGCGAGCTCCGCCGGTTGCTGGACGGACGGGTCGAGGTCGTGCCGCTGTCGTGGACCGGGTCCACCCCGGTCAAGACCCGGATCCGGGCCGGTGACCATCCGGTGGCCCGCCTGGACGAGGGGGGCGACCCCGGGGACATCGGGGAGCTGCCGGACCGCGTGACCGAGGTGCTCGCCGCGGCGGCCGGCATCCTCGTCGCCGACTACGGGCGCGGGGCGACGGCGCACCCGCCGCTGCGGGCGGCGATCGAGGCCAGGTCGGGCCGGGTGCCCGTGGTCTGGGACCCGCACCCCCGCGGTGCCACCCCTGTCCCCGGCGTCACCGTGGTCACGCCCAACGCGTCCGAGGCGGGAGTCCCGGCCGACGCCGGCGTCACCGGGTGGCGCGCGGCGGCCGAGGAGCTGGGCCGCCGGTGGTCGGCCCGGGCGGTGTGCGTCACCCTCGGCGACCGTGGGGCGATGGTCAGCCGGACCGGCGAGATGCCCTTCCTGGTGGCCGCCCCGACGGTCGTCGCCCGGGACACCTGCGGTGCCGGTGACTGTTTCGCCGCCACCGTGGCGGTCGCGCTGGCCGGGGGAGCCCTGCTCACCGACGCCGTGGTGACCGCCGTGGCCGCCGCCGGGGCCTTCGTCGCCGCGGGCGGCGCCGCGGGCTTCCGGCTCGACGGCGGCGAGATCGCCCCGGTGACACCTGATCTCGACAGCCTGCTGGCCGCTGTGCGGGGCCGGGGCGGCACCGTGGTGGCGACCGGTGGGTGCTTCGATCTGCTCCACGCCGGCCATGTCGCCACCCTGCAGGCGGCCCGGGCCCTGGGCGACTGTCTGGTGGTGTGCCTGAACTCCGACGACTCGGTGCGCCGGCTCAAGGGTCCGCAGCGGCCGCTGCAGCCGGCGGTCGACCGGGCACAGGTGCTGTCCGCGTTGGCCTGTGTCGACGCGGTGGTCGTCTTCGAGGAGGACACGCCGGCGACGGCGCTGCGGCGGGTCCGTCCGGATGTGTGGGCCAAGGGCGGGGACTACACCGGCATGGTGCTGCCGGAGGCGGCGGTGCTCGCCGAATGGGGCGGTGAGGCCGTCACCGTGCCCTACCTCGCCGGACGGTCGACGACCGCACTCGTGGAGCTGGCCGCCCGACCGGTCGACCAGGCCCGGCGGTGA
- a CDS encoding glycosyltransferase family 9 protein, with translation MTQRPVALVLRALGLGDFLAGLPAIRVLRAALPRHEIVLAAPAALAPLVALVPEIDRLFPRGELEPLDGWSGPVDVAVDLHGNGPASRTLLAAVAPRRVVGFAYPGVDMPGPVWRGDEHEVDRWCRLIGAAFGVVAPGGVAGTLGRSTAPVPAGVTVVHPGAASGARRWPPARFTAVARALRSEGHRVVVTGGPAERELVAGIAAAAEVMPLLGLSLGQLAAVVARARLVVCGDTGVAHLASAYRTPSVLLFGPVSPRIWGPPADGPHRVLWHGDGTGDPHGAAPDPALLRITVDEVLDAVGDLMDTTTEQETRCGV, from the coding sequence GTGACGCAGCGGCCGGTGGCCCTGGTGCTCCGCGCGCTGGGTCTGGGCGACTTCCTGGCCGGCCTGCCGGCGATCCGGGTGCTGCGCGCGGCTCTGCCGCGGCACGAGATCGTGCTCGCGGCGCCGGCGGCGTTGGCGCCGTTGGTGGCCCTGGTCCCCGAGATCGACCGGCTGTTCCCGCGGGGCGAGCTCGAGCCGCTGGACGGCTGGTCGGGCCCGGTGGACGTCGCGGTCGATCTGCACGGCAACGGGCCGGCCAGCCGGACGCTGCTGGCCGCGGTGGCGCCGCGGCGGGTCGTGGGTTTCGCCTACCCGGGGGTGGACATGCCGGGACCGGTGTGGCGGGGCGACGAGCACGAGGTCGACCGATGGTGCCGGCTGATCGGCGCCGCCTTCGGCGTCGTGGCCCCGGGCGGGGTCGCCGGGACTCTGGGCCGGTCCACCGCGCCGGTACCGGCCGGGGTGACCGTGGTGCACCCGGGTGCGGCGTCCGGCGCCCGCCGGTGGCCCCCGGCCCGCTTCACGGCGGTGGCCCGCGCCCTGCGGTCGGAGGGGCACCGCGTGGTGGTCACCGGCGGTCCGGCGGAACGTGAGCTTGTCGCCGGGATAGCCGCCGCAGCCGAGGTGATGCCGCTGTTGGGCCTGAGCCTGGGTCAGCTCGCCGCCGTCGTCGCCCGGGCCCGACTGGTGGTGTGCGGCGACACCGGGGTGGCGCACCTGGCGTCGGCGTACCGGACCCCGTCGGTGCTGCTGTTCGGTCCCGTGTCGCCGCGGATCTGGGGACCGCCGGCCGACGGACCGCACCGGGTGCTGTGGCACGGCGACGGGACCGGGGATCCGCACGGGGCGGCGCCGGATCCGGCGCTGCTGCGGATCACCGTGGACGAGGTCCTCGACGCCGTCGGGGATCTGATGGACACGACAACGGAACAGGAGACACGGTGCGGGGTCTGA
- a CDS encoding SDR family oxidoreductase, whose product MRGLNGRVVLISGGGSGLGRAIARRLAAGGAHPAVGDVDVEGAAETVRLVEEAGGSATAHRLDVTSSESARAVVGAVAEEFGDRFDGLVNNAGTDRGAGLLDLSDEQWAQVVGVNQTGPMYLTREFLRRLGTADREYPADVVNVISISAITVGTDAAAYNSSKAALAMLTKIMQREAHEYRWPVRIHGLMPSAMNTPMMEQWHLSDEVMMAPDTVASAVEFMMTLPPDTFVQNLTINSRREPGWPR is encoded by the coding sequence GTGCGGGGTCTGAACGGTCGGGTGGTGCTCATCAGCGGTGGCGGCAGCGGTCTGGGACGGGCGATCGCGCGTCGGCTGGCCGCCGGCGGGGCGCATCCCGCGGTCGGCGACGTCGACGTCGAGGGGGCGGCGGAGACCGTCCGGCTGGTCGAGGAGGCCGGCGGCAGCGCGACCGCCCACCGGCTGGACGTGACCTCGTCGGAGAGCGCCCGTGCGGTGGTCGGCGCGGTGGCGGAGGAGTTCGGGGACCGTTTCGACGGTCTGGTCAACAACGCCGGTACCGACCGGGGTGCCGGGCTTCTCGACCTGAGCGACGAGCAGTGGGCGCAGGTGGTCGGGGTCAACCAGACCGGCCCGATGTACCTGACCCGGGAGTTCCTGCGGCGGCTGGGCACCGCCGACCGCGAGTACCCCGCCGACGTCGTCAACGTCATCTCCATCTCGGCGATCACCGTGGGCACCGACGCCGCGGCCTACAACAGCTCCAAGGCGGCGCTGGCGATGCTGACGAAGATCATGCAGCGGGAGGCGCACGAGTACCGCTGGCCGGTGCGGATCCACGGGCTGATGCCCAGCGCGATGAACACCCCGATGATGGAGCAGTGGCACCTGTCCGACGAGGTGATGATGGCGCCCGACACCGTCGCCTCGGCCGTCGAGTTCATGATGACGCTGCCGCCCGACACCTTCGTGCAGAACCTGACCATCAACTCCCGGCGGGAGCCCGGCTGGCCGCGCTGA
- a CDS encoding serine hydrolase domain-containing protein codes for MTALHDTVAGHLTAPGAVALLARGDDVEIATVGAVDVDGSAPMRRDTLFRIASVTKPITAAALSALIDDGLAALDDPIARWLPELADPVVVRRPDGPAEEVVPAPRPITVEHVLASTAGWGFPADFTLPAVQPLSERLRQGPPQTPVPLDPDAWLRTLADIPLPAPPGERWLYNLCSDLQGVLVARISGRSLPDFLTERIFTPLGMVDTGFVVPGDRMHRFTDYYAQSTDGPTLVDARDGIWSREPVFPSGAAGLVSTVEDWCAFGRMLLRGGRNHEGRRVLSTDAVRRMTTNRLTPAQRDAGRLFLEGQGWGFGGSVDIDTADPWTVPGRYGWIGGTGTSAHIDPSRGTVAVLFTQLEMDSPSAPAVMREFWTYARLAKCSPSGFSNGTVTRQVTGAALTTLMEATHQESAPGVRIPAP; via the coding sequence ATGACGGCCCTGCACGACACCGTCGCCGGGCACCTCACGGCTCCCGGAGCGGTGGCGTTGCTCGCCCGCGGTGACGACGTCGAGATCGCCACGGTCGGGGCGGTGGACGTCGACGGAAGCGCACCCATGCGGCGGGACACGCTCTTCCGCATCGCGTCGGTGACCAAGCCGATCACGGCGGCCGCCCTGTCGGCGCTGATCGACGACGGCCTCGCCGCCCTCGACGACCCGATCGCCCGGTGGCTGCCCGAGCTCGCCGACCCGGTCGTGGTGCGCCGTCCGGACGGTCCCGCCGAGGAGGTGGTACCGGCGCCGCGGCCGATCACCGTCGAGCACGTCCTGGCCTCGACCGCCGGCTGGGGCTTCCCGGCGGACTTCACCCTGCCCGCCGTGCAGCCGTTGTCCGAGCGGTTGCGGCAGGGACCGCCGCAGACCCCGGTGCCGCTCGATCCGGACGCCTGGCTGCGGACCCTCGCCGACATCCCGTTGCCGGCGCCGCCGGGTGAACGGTGGCTGTACAACCTGTGTTCCGACCTGCAGGGCGTGCTCGTCGCGCGCATCTCCGGGCGGTCGCTCCCGGACTTCCTCACGGAGCGGATCTTCACGCCGCTCGGGATGGTCGACACCGGGTTCGTGGTGCCGGGCGACCGGATGCACCGCTTCACCGACTACTACGCCCAGAGCACCGACGGACCCACACTGGTCGACGCCCGGGACGGGATCTGGAGCCGCGAGCCGGTTTTCCCGTCCGGCGCCGCGGGACTCGTGTCCACGGTGGAGGACTGGTGCGCGTTCGGTCGGATGCTCCTGCGGGGCGGCCGGAACCACGAAGGCCGCCGGGTGCTGTCGACCGACGCCGTCCGCCGGATGACCACGAACCGCCTCACCCCGGCGCAGCGGGACGCCGGCAGGCTGTTCCTGGAGGGACAGGGCTGGGGCTTCGGCGGGTCGGTCGACATCGACACCGCCGACCCGTGGACGGTGCCCGGCCGCTACGGCTGGATCGGCGGCACCGGGACATCCGCCCACATCGATCCGTCCCGCGGCACCGTCGCGGTGCTGTTCACCCAGCTCGAGATGGACAGCCCGAGCGCACCTGCGGTGATGCGGGAGTTCTGGACGTACGCGCGGCTCGCTAAGTGCTCGCCGTCCGGATTCAGCAACGGCACCGTCACCCGTCAGGTCACCGGGGCCGCGTTGACGACCCTGATGGAGGCCACGCACCAGGAGTCCGCACCCGGCGTCCGGATTCCCGCGCCCTGA